In the genome of Natronorubrum sediminis, one region contains:
- the mre11 gene encoding DNA double-strand break repair protein Mre11, translated as MTRVIHTGDTHIGYQQYNAPERRQDFLEGFRSVVDDAIEDDVDAVIHAGDLFHDRRPSLLDLQGTVEILRTLADADIPFLAVVGNHESKRDAQWLDLFADLGLATRLGRDPQVIDDVAIYGLDFVPESRRDDLEYDFAPVPAEADHATLVSHGLFEPFAHANWDTEHVLAESSVEFDAVLLGDNHKPDTAEVADAWVTYCGSTERASASEREDRGYNLVDFDDSITISRRGLPDTREFVFVDVDLEEGEGVDRVQERVRQHDLEDAVVIVTLEGDGKPVTPATIEEAAIERGALVARLNDRRDLPEEDEAVSVSFADPDAAIRERVRDLGLSDAARSIDETVRNDDLVDSNVRESVERRVRELLEDDALAFDPAPERSPDDEDVTTVADQLAGTPTAAESAGTDEPASSASTPVEDGGLETAPKTGDLEETGETDETNDSDDSDDSNETENGAHAGEARESSADSTESTTDGSGDGDTTSLGDFA; from the coding sequence ATGACACGGGTGATTCATACGGGCGACACCCACATCGGGTACCAACAGTACAATGCGCCCGAGCGCCGCCAGGACTTTCTCGAGGGCTTTCGATCCGTCGTCGACGACGCGATCGAAGATGACGTCGACGCCGTGATCCACGCCGGAGACCTCTTTCACGACCGCCGACCGAGCCTCCTCGACCTTCAGGGGACCGTCGAAATCCTCCGAACGCTCGCCGACGCGGATATCCCCTTTCTCGCCGTCGTCGGCAACCACGAGTCCAAACGCGACGCACAGTGGCTTGACCTCTTCGCGGATCTCGGTCTCGCGACCCGCCTCGGACGCGATCCGCAGGTGATCGACGACGTCGCCATCTACGGGCTGGACTTCGTCCCCGAATCCCGTCGCGACGATCTCGAGTACGACTTTGCGCCCGTCCCCGCCGAGGCCGACCACGCGACGCTCGTCAGCCACGGCCTATTCGAACCCTTCGCGCACGCGAACTGGGATACCGAACACGTCCTCGCGGAGTCGTCCGTCGAGTTCGACGCCGTGCTTCTCGGTGACAACCACAAACCAGACACGGCAGAAGTCGCCGACGCGTGGGTCACCTACTGCGGGTCGACCGAGCGCGCGAGCGCGAGCGAACGCGAGGACCGCGGCTACAACCTCGTCGATTTCGACGACTCGATCACGATCAGCCGACGCGGTCTGCCCGACACTCGCGAGTTCGTCTTCGTCGACGTCGACCTTGAGGAGGGCGAGGGGGTCGACCGAGTGCAAGAACGCGTCCGCCAACACGACCTCGAAGACGCCGTCGTCATCGTCACGCTCGAGGGCGATGGCAAACCAGTTACACCCGCGACGATCGAGGAAGCGGCTATCGAACGAGGGGCACTCGTCGCTCGGCTCAACGACCGACGCGACCTGCCCGAAGAAGACGAGGCGGTTTCGGTGAGTTTCGCCGATCCGGACGCTGCCATTCGCGAGCGCGTCCGCGATCTCGGATTGAGCGACGCCGCACGAAGCATCGACGAAACGGTTCGAAACGACGACCTGGTGGACTCGAACGTCCGCGAAAGCGTCGAACGCCGCGTCCGCGAGTTGCTCGAGGACGATGCGTTGGCCTTCGATCCCGCTCCGGAGCGAAGCCCCGACGACGAGGACGTGACGACCGTCGCCGACCAACTCGCGGGAACACCAACAGCGGCCGAATCCGCCGGAACTGACGAACCCGCCTCGAGTGCATCCACACCCGTCGAGGACGGGGGACTCGAGACAGCCCCCAAAACCGGCGACCTCGAGGAAACCGGCGAAACCGATGAAACCAACGACTCAGACGACTCCGACGACTCCAACGAAACAGAGAACGGGGCTCACGCCGGGGAAGCACGCGAATCGAGTGCCGACTCGACCGAGAGCACGACCGACGGTTCTGGAGACGGCGACACCACCTCGCTGGGTGATTTCGCGTGA
- a CDS encoding MarR family transcriptional regulator — MSTSEAFRQDTEPRGSWDDVRDLPPSAKLVAKVLEYNETMTQQQIADETLLPSRTVRYALNRLEDEHVIDSRFSFSDARKRLYSLDIEA; from the coding sequence ATGAGTACATCAGAGGCGTTCCGACAGGACACAGAACCGCGTGGATCCTGGGACGACGTGCGGGATCTGCCACCGAGTGCCAAACTCGTCGCGAAAGTTCTCGAGTACAACGAGACGATGACCCAACAACAAATTGCCGACGAGACGCTGTTGCCCTCGCGAACGGTCCGGTACGCGCTAAACCGACTCGAGGACGAACACGTAATCGACTCGAGATTTTCGTTCTCGGACGCCCGGAAGCGACTGTACAGTCTGGATATCGAAGCGTAA
- a CDS encoding DUF7556 family protein, protein MTLETEPVGEGLHSDGDVVAAIDEIEGETHLVIADIARDNTWLSMPEYDVASLESWR, encoded by the coding sequence ATGACACTCGAGACCGAACCGGTCGGTGAGGGGTTGCATTCCGACGGTGACGTCGTCGCCGCAATCGACGAAATCGAGGGCGAAACGCACCTCGTTATCGCCGACATCGCGCGGGACAATACGTGGCTCTCGATGCCCGAGTACGACGTCGCGTCGCTCGAGTCGTGGCGATAA
- a CDS encoding GMP synthase subunit A → MTKIVVVDNHGQFTHLERRALRDLGVETELVDNETPPEDVDADGVVLSGGPDMDRIGNSPAYLEGDAPVLGICLGMQLIAEELGGRVDSGEYGGYADVNVEIVSDDDPLTGSLAPETRVWASHADEVVELPEGFDLTARSDVCDVEAMSDTDRDLYGVQWHPEVAHTEEGEEVFENFLEICRQ, encoded by the coding sequence ATGACGAAGATCGTCGTGGTGGACAATCACGGACAGTTCACCCACCTCGAGCGTCGAGCGCTTCGCGACCTCGGCGTCGAAACGGAGTTGGTCGACAACGAAACACCACCCGAGGACGTCGACGCCGACGGCGTCGTGCTCTCTGGCGGCCCAGACATGGACCGCATCGGCAACTCGCCAGCGTATCTCGAGGGAGACGCACCGGTACTTGGGATCTGTCTCGGCATGCAACTCATCGCCGAGGAACTCGGCGGCCGCGTCGACAGCGGCGAGTACGGCGGCTACGCCGACGTGAACGTCGAAATCGTCAGCGACGACGATCCGTTGACCGGTTCACTCGCACCCGAAACCCGCGTCTGGGCGAGCCACGCCGACGAAGTCGTCGAGTTGCCGGAGGGATTCGACCTGACCGCACGAAGCGACGTCTGCGACGTCGAAGCGATGAGCGACACGGATCGCGATCTCTACGGCGTTCAGTGGCACCCCGAAGTCGCCCACACCGAAGAGGGCGAGGAAGTCTTCGAGAACTTTCTCGAAATCTGTCGACAGTAA
- a CDS encoding LUD domain-containing protein, protein MTTDTVGRFERSLVDLEVGVERASAADASERIDSMLDDPAVGVPLPFEDVAQPESVDTNPTGDDLAEARTGVTPATFAIAEYGTVAIESRPDGDEPVSLYPDRHVAVVAASDVVDDIGASFERLESAFAAGNSIVFATGRSATADMGSLVHGVHGPGSVDVLVLEDR, encoded by the coding sequence ATGACAACCGACACGGTCGGCCGATTCGAACGGTCGCTCGTCGACCTCGAGGTCGGCGTCGAACGCGCCTCGGCCGCCGACGCGAGCGAGCGAATTGACTCGATGCTCGACGACCCCGCCGTCGGCGTTCCCCTCCCCTTCGAGGACGTCGCTCAGCCCGAATCGGTGGACACGAACCCGACTGGAGACGATCTCGCGGAAGCGCGAACAGGCGTCACACCCGCGACGTTCGCGATTGCAGAGTACGGCACCGTCGCGATCGAATCCAGACCCGACGGCGACGAACCGGTGAGCCTCTACCCCGACCGCCACGTCGCGGTCGTCGCGGCCAGCGACGTGGTCGACGACATCGGTGCCAGCTTCGAGCGCCTCGAGTCGGCGTTCGCCGCGGGCAACAGCATCGTCTTCGCAACGGGTCGAAGCGCGACGGCGGACATGGGTTCGCTCGTCCACGGCGTCCACGGACCCGGCTCGGTCGACGTACTCGTCCTCGAGGATCGGTGA
- a CDS encoding LUD domain-containing protein, whose product MAERTQSPQSRDEKAAHIRHLLETEGEAVHAQSSSSNARRYDVYEETPTLEDRRSEARAIKEDAIDRLPSLIETVREAVEANGGTVYVADDAADANAYVADVVEQHSGGSDAKSDASATNVSATRANDAAPTVVKSKSMTTEEIDLNDALETEGVEVHETDLGEWVLQVADDTPSHIVGPAMHFTREEITELITERFEPDESVETAEELTRFARDYLGERIREADVGVTGANFVVAETGTMALVTNEGNARKCAVTPDTHVAIAGVEKLIPSVSDLEPFVDIIAKSATGQPISQYVTMLSPPTESPTLEFESDEPISSSRSNDESEEPNTNPDRDFHLVLLDNGRMEMREDEQLRETLYCIRCGACSNSCSNFQAVGGHGFGGETYSGGIATGWEAGVHGQDSAAEFNDLCTGCTRCVDACPVKIDIPWINTVVRDRINRDEEPAAYDSLVDGLTPDAEGGGLDLGKRLFGNIATAARLGSATAPISNWIADTLPTRALLERTVGIDRRRDLPTFQRESLVEWFETRGGVEASRRRANEPRDRDGTADVEREAVLYADVYTNYVDPERGKAAVRTLETLGVPVSVPDLPESGRAPLSQGMVATADRQASRFYGAVAEDLDAGRDLVVVEPSDLAAFHREYERFLPSESFERVRDNSYEVCEYVYGLLENGADPSLLETGKDAAVGAGDAVGEPIAYHAHCQQRTLDLEGPTLAVLERCGYEPTTSSVECCGMAGSFGYKREYYELSMTVGDRLASEVETAETVVASGTSCGDQLESVLERSVPHPIELLAPRR is encoded by the coding sequence ATGGCAGAACGCACCCAATCCCCCCAGAGCCGCGACGAGAAGGCGGCCCACATTCGCCACCTCCTCGAGACCGAAGGTGAAGCGGTTCACGCCCAGTCGAGTTCCTCGAACGCGCGGCGCTACGACGTCTACGAGGAAACCCCGACGCTCGAGGACCGTCGGAGTGAGGCTCGAGCGATCAAAGAAGACGCTATCGACCGACTACCCTCGTTGATCGAGACGGTCCGCGAGGCGGTCGAGGCCAATGGCGGAACGGTCTACGTCGCTGACGACGCCGCGGACGCGAACGCCTACGTCGCCGACGTGGTCGAGCAACATAGCGGTGGATCGGACGCGAAATCGGACGCGAGTGCGACGAACGTGAGCGCGACTCGAGCAAACGACGCTGCACCGACGGTCGTCAAGTCGAAGTCGATGACGACCGAGGAGATCGACCTCAACGACGCGCTCGAGACAGAGGGAGTGGAGGTCCACGAGACCGACCTCGGCGAGTGGGTGTTACAGGTTGCCGACGATACGCCCTCACACATCGTCGGGCCGGCAATGCACTTCACACGCGAGGAAATCACCGAGTTGATCACCGAGCGATTCGAACCGGACGAGTCGGTCGAGACGGCCGAAGAACTCACCCGCTTCGCTCGAGACTATCTCGGTGAGCGCATCCGTGAGGCCGACGTCGGCGTGACGGGAGCGAACTTCGTCGTCGCGGAAACCGGGACGATGGCCCTCGTCACGAACGAGGGTAACGCGCGCAAGTGCGCGGTCACTCCCGATACCCACGTGGCCATCGCGGGCGTCGAGAAGCTAATTCCCTCCGTCTCCGACCTCGAGCCCTTCGTCGACATCATCGCCAAGAGCGCGACGGGCCAGCCGATTTCCCAGTACGTGACCATGTTGTCGCCGCCGACCGAGTCCCCGACGCTGGAGTTCGAGTCGGACGAACCGATCTCGAGTTCCCGATCGAACGACGAATCGGAAGAGCCGAACACGAACCCGGACCGAGACTTCCACCTCGTCTTGCTCGACAACGGGCGCATGGAAATGCGCGAGGACGAACAGCTTCGAGAGACGCTCTATTGCATCCGCTGTGGAGCCTGTTCGAACTCGTGTTCGAACTTCCAGGCCGTCGGCGGCCACGGCTTCGGCGGTGAAACCTACTCCGGCGGGATCGCAACCGGCTGGGAGGCCGGCGTGCACGGCCAGGACTCCGCAGCCGAGTTCAACGACCTCTGTACGGGCTGTACGCGCTGCGTCGACGCCTGCCCGGTAAAGATCGATATTCCGTGGATCAACACCGTCGTCAGGGACCGTATCAATCGCGACGAAGAACCCGCAGCCTACGACTCGCTCGTCGACGGGCTCACGCCGGACGCCGAGGGAGGTGGGCTGGACCTCGGGAAGCGCTTGTTCGGAAACATCGCAACGGCCGCCAGACTCGGCTCCGCAACGGCGCCAATCTCGAATTGGATCGCCGATACCCTACCCACCCGCGCGCTGCTCGAGCGAACGGTCGGCATCGACCGTCGCCGGGACCTCCCGACCTTCCAGCGAGAGTCCCTCGTCGAGTGGTTCGAAACTCGAGGGGGCGTCGAGGCCTCGAGACGCCGCGCGAACGAACCACGGGACCGAGACGGAACGGCGGACGTGGAGCGCGAGGCCGTTCTCTACGCCGACGTCTACACGAACTACGTCGATCCGGAACGCGGTAAAGCGGCCGTCAGAACGCTCGAGACGCTCGGCGTTCCGGTCAGTGTTCCCGACCTACCCGAAAGCGGGCGCGCTCCGCTCTCTCAAGGGATGGTCGCGACGGCAGATCGCCAGGCGAGTCGCTTCTATGGGGCCGTCGCCGAGGACCTCGATGCCGGGCGCGACCTCGTCGTCGTCGAACCCTCCGATCTGGCTGCGTTCCACCGCGAGTACGAACGATTCCTCCCGTCTGAGTCGTTCGAACGGGTCCGTGACAACAGTTACGAGGTCTGTGAGTACGTCTACGGACTGCTCGAGAACGGAGCCGACCCGTCCCTGCTCGAGACTGGCAAGGATGCTGCGGTCGGCGCTGGGGACGCTGTCGGCGAACCGATCGCCTACCACGCCCACTGCCAGCAGCGAACGCTCGACCTCGAGGGGCCGACGCTCGCCGTCCTCGAGCGCTGTGGCTACGAGCCAACCACCTCGAGCGTCGAGTGCTGTGGAATGGCTGGTTCCTTCGGGTACAAACGCGAGTATTACGAGTTGAGTATGACCGTCGGCGACCGACTGGCCAGTGAGGTCGAGACCGCGGAGACGGTCGTCGCCTCGGGAACCTCCTGTGGCGACCAACTCGAGTCGGTACTCGAGCGCTCGGTTCCGCATCCGATCGAGTTACTGGCTCCACGGCGGTGA
- a CDS encoding DUF3194 domain-containing protein, with the protein MSSEDPTDEEVVQTASDAAEGYVFTQYKQSAVRDLDVTASFDDGMLEVDVYLNAPDGEETPDPETVADDAALAARDAVDDLFGE; encoded by the coding sequence ATGTCGAGTGAGGATCCGACCGACGAGGAGGTCGTTCAGACGGCCTCCGACGCTGCGGAGGGCTACGTCTTCACGCAGTACAAACAATCAGCCGTTCGAGACCTCGACGTGACCGCCTCGTTCGACGACGGCATGCTCGAGGTCGATGTCTACCTCAACGCCCCCGACGGCGAGGAGACACCCGACCCCGAAACGGTCGCAGACGATGCGGCACTCGCCGCACGGGATGCCGTCGACGACCTATTCGGCGAGTAA
- a CDS encoding prefoldin subunit beta, translating to MQGNLPPEAQEKIEQLQDLQETAQTVAVQKQEAESNLTEAENALEELENIEDDTAMYRKVGELLVETEYDTAEDELEDKVDSLEIRLETLEKQEERVQDQFEGLQDELEDLLGGGGAMGGPAGPGGPGAGGA from the coding sequence ATGCAAGGCAATCTCCCACCGGAAGCACAGGAGAAAATCGAACAGCTTCAGGACCTTCAGGAGACGGCACAGACCGTCGCCGTCCAGAAACAGGAAGCCGAATCGAACCTCACCGAGGCCGAAAACGCCCTCGAGGAACTCGAGAACATCGAGGACGACACCGCCATGTACCGCAAGGTCGGTGAACTCCTCGTCGAGACGGAGTACGACACCGCCGAAGACGAACTCGAGGACAAAGTCGACTCCCTCGAGATCCGACTCGAGACTCTCGAAAAGCAAGAAGAACGCGTTCAGGATCAATTCGAGGGTCTGCAGGACGAACTCGAAGACCTCCTCGGTGGCGGCGGTGCAATGGGCGGCCCAGCAGGCCCAGGCGGACCCGGCGCTGGCGGCGCATAA
- a CDS encoding DUF2243 domain-containing protein produces the protein MSNHAETWLGLPRRFKPLVLAGVALGLGLGGFFDGLVFHQILQWHHLLSSHPNPSIAGDMALNMQADGLFHAVAWILTAIGVALLLRAWKQPGVPPSGRTLFGSWLMGWGLFNLLEGIVNHHLLGIHHVWPDGPGPVLLWDLAFLLWGFVFLAVGYRLVQTDTTTVPAPGNRSIRDDSGDTG, from the coding sequence ATGTCCAACCACGCCGAAACGTGGCTCGGTTTGCCGCGTCGATTCAAGCCCCTCGTGTTGGCCGGTGTCGCACTCGGCCTCGGCCTCGGTGGCTTCTTCGACGGCCTCGTCTTTCACCAAATTCTGCAGTGGCACCACCTGCTATCCTCGCATCCGAATCCGAGCATCGCCGGTGATATGGCACTCAATATGCAAGCGGATGGGCTCTTCCACGCCGTCGCGTGGATACTCACGGCCATCGGCGTCGCCCTGTTACTCAGGGCATGGAAACAGCCTGGCGTCCCCCCGTCAGGGCGAACGCTCTTCGGTTCGTGGTTGATGGGCTGGGGGCTGTTCAATCTCCTCGAGGGAATCGTAAACCACCACCTTCTCGGAATTCACCACGTCTGGCCCGACGGTCCCGGTCCCGTGCTCCTGTGGGACCTCGCGTTCCTCCTCTGGGGGTTCGTGTTTCTCGCCGTGGGGTACCGACTCGTCCAGACCGATACGACGACGGTGCCAGCACCCGGAAACCGTTCGATACGGGACGATTCCGGTGACACGGGCTGA
- a CDS encoding KEOPS complex subunit Pcc1, translating into MSSHEATLEFDYESPAHASIIAESVSRETGEIDDERSQTTIARDGRVVEIRIDAADVIALRAALNTWFTLVDVAEQTAAIADDARRQP; encoded by the coding sequence GTGTCTTCTCACGAGGCGACCCTCGAGTTCGACTACGAGTCTCCGGCTCACGCCTCGATCATCGCCGAAAGCGTCAGCCGAGAGACCGGCGAAATCGACGACGAGCGCTCGCAGACGACCATCGCTCGAGACGGACGGGTCGTCGAAATTCGGATCGACGCCGCTGACGTAATCGCACTCAGAGCGGCCCTCAACACCTGGTTTACGCTGGTCGACGTCGCCGAACAGACAGCGGCCATCGCCGACGACGCCCGACGCCAGCCATAG
- a CDS encoding DNA-directed RNA polymerase subunit P, with protein MSYKCSRCKRDVQIDEYGGVRCPYCGHRVLLKERSRDVKEVGVN; from the coding sequence ATGAGCTACAAGTGCTCCCGCTGTAAACGCGACGTCCAGATCGACGAGTACGGTGGCGTCCGCTGTCCGTACTGCGGCCACCGCGTGCTCCTCAAAGAGCGCAGCCGCGACGTCAAGGAAGTCGGCGTCAACTAA
- a CDS encoding eL43 family ribosomal protein, giving the protein MADNGIVGSAGRFGARYGRVARRRVSDIEDDMNNAQVDGDDVTRVGTGIWKNEETGEVFTGGAYRPETPAGRTVTRSIRAALAEDSE; this is encoded by the coding sequence ATGGCCGATAACGGAATTGTCGGGAGTGCAGGCCGCTTTGGTGCACGCTACGGTCGTGTTGCCCGACGCCGCGTCAGTGATATCGAAGACGACATGAACAACGCTCAGGTCGACGGCGACGACGTCACGCGCGTCGGAACCGGCATCTGGAAGAACGAAGAGACCGGCGAAGTCTTCACCGGCGGTGCCTACCGCCCGGAGACCCCCGCCGGCCGGACCGTCACGCGCTCGATCCGCGCGGCACTCGCCGAAGACAGCGAATAA
- a CDS encoding DUF2103 domain-containing protein — translation MECRHCASPLEKPGDFCLVCRESNTEAIVLEAGRERATLTMLEAESDEAPAATRGGDDLVLGKTTITTTPEEGENEPVELRNFAGRIGDEIRRKRPTEVYAGGERSVVRAVREDVHHSFYRVADDDPVEAVLERRGEPALDVVETPPAEKIGGSHTTLIGGRTGMRAIHTVADHPHVKKVIPGPIDAGGKGSQSGLRAKVTRADNGGNVRMLLRDGSSVQENRVVTTASNRTMGEQIRADLNDVLSETEFQ, via the coding sequence ATGGAGTGTCGCCACTGCGCCTCGCCCCTCGAGAAACCCGGCGACTTCTGTCTGGTCTGTCGGGAATCCAATACTGAGGCAATCGTCCTCGAGGCGGGCCGCGAGCGAGCGACGCTAACGATGCTCGAGGCTGAGAGCGACGAGGCACCTGCGGCGACCAGAGGAGGCGACGATCTCGTACTCGGAAAGACGACGATTACGACGACACCCGAGGAAGGCGAGAACGAACCCGTCGAACTCCGGAACTTCGCAGGCCGAATCGGCGACGAGATTAGGCGAAAGCGACCAACGGAGGTTTACGCCGGCGGCGAGCGCTCGGTCGTTCGCGCCGTCCGCGAGGACGTTCATCACTCGTTCTACCGCGTCGCGGACGACGACCCTGTCGAGGCCGTCCTCGAGCGTCGGGGCGAACCTGCACTCGACGTCGTCGAAACGCCGCCAGCAGAGAAAATTGGCGGCAGCCACACGACGCTCATCGGCGGCCGGACGGGGATGCGAGCGATCCACACCGTCGCGGACCACCCCCACGTCAAGAAGGTCATTCCGGGGCCCATCGACGCCGGCGGAAAGGGCTCGCAGTCGGGTCTTCGGGCGAAAGTTACCCGCGCCGACAACGGCGGCAACGTGCGAATGCTGTTGCGCGACGGCTCGAGCGTACAGGAAAATCGAGTCGTCACGACAGCGTCGAACCGAACGATGGGCGAGCAGATTCGCGCCGACCTGAACGACGTTCTCTCGGAAACGGAGTTTCAGTAA
- the surE gene encoding 5'/3'-nucleotidase SurE, whose translation MQGDDEPEILLTNDDGIDAPGIRALHDALAEVASVTVIAPDRNQSAVGRSLSYGRTSAEAEEDDLTTSMADGMFTSPVPHAEHELGYAVRGTPCDCAIVGVNAIEPEPDLVVSGCNSGANLGAYVFSRSGTVSAAMEAAYLDTPSIAISMDTLGIERDLEPADFDRAGEIAAALATGVPGTGLFDRIDYLNVNVPRPGVEENGVELTRPTEIYEMDAAVENGGFQLTNRLWQQMANRDIPDPEDTDRHALLEGGVSVSPMRVPYEVVETGDVRRILQRML comes from the coding sequence ATGCAGGGAGACGACGAACCGGAGATTCTCTTGACGAACGACGACGGGATCGACGCGCCAGGTATCCGTGCGCTCCACGACGCCCTCGCGGAGGTCGCCTCCGTGACCGTTATCGCCCCCGATCGGAACCAGAGCGCCGTCGGCCGCTCGCTGTCCTACGGACGGACGAGCGCCGAGGCCGAAGAAGACGACCTGACGACGAGCATGGCCGACGGCATGTTCACCTCGCCGGTCCCCCACGCCGAGCACGAACTCGGTTACGCCGTGCGCGGGACGCCCTGTGACTGCGCCATCGTCGGCGTCAACGCCATAGAGCCCGAACCCGATCTCGTCGTGTCTGGGTGTAACTCTGGAGCGAACCTCGGTGCGTACGTCTTCTCGCGCTCGGGAACCGTCAGCGCCGCGATGGAGGCCGCGTACCTCGATACTCCCTCGATTGCCATCTCGATGGACACGCTGGGTATCGAACGCGACCTCGAACCGGCCGACTTCGACCGGGCGGGTGAAATCGCAGCGGCGCTCGCGACCGGCGTGCCCGGGACGGGCCTGTTCGATCGGATCGACTACCTGAACGTCAACGTCCCCCGACCCGGGGTCGAGGAGAACGGGGTCGAACTCACCCGGCCGACCGAAATCTACGAGATGGACGCGGCGGTCGAGAACGGCGGCTTCCAGTTGACCAACCGACTCTGGCAGCAGATGGCGAATCGCGACATTCCAGACCCTGAGGATACGGATCGTCACGCGTTGCTCGAGGGGGGGGTCTCCGTCTCGCCGATGCGTGTCCCCTACGAGGTCGTGGAGACGGGCGACGTTCGACGCATCCTCCAGCGGATGCTGTAA
- the truD gene encoding tRNA pseudouridine(13) synthase TruD, whose product MRSAHPTEQAVGMDHYVSDADGVGGHLREDDEHFRVRELERFETQPIDASTDAYPHLVFRVTLSGWDTNDFASRLSNALGISRERVNWAGTKDKYAVTTQLFSVYGANPADLPDVDGAEIEVLGRAGRSLEFGDLAGNEFELVVSEPSRPETATDISSELHEFGGLADGDNADEEMTSVAVPNFFGQQRFGSRRPVTHEVGLEIVRGSWKGAVMAYLGNPTDAEPESTQVAREFVQESEDWQEALERFPNRLRYERSLLHGLAECDGEPGPDDFRATLERLPSNLQRLFVHAAQSYAFNLMLSERLERGLPFDRPVEGDVACFADTDAPAGLELPDTDRLQRVDERRVRSVTRHCERGRAFVTAPLVGTETELADGEQGEIERRVLEKLDLEPADFDLPGEFHSTGTRRAMLVRTDLRLESDPLTLSFALPKGSYATVVLREYLKVDPVDLG is encoded by the coding sequence ATGCGCTCGGCACACCCCACAGAGCAGGCCGTTGGCATGGACCACTACGTCAGTGACGCCGACGGCGTCGGCGGCCACCTGCGCGAGGACGACGAACACTTTCGCGTGCGCGAACTCGAGCGCTTCGAGACTCAACCCATTGACGCGTCCACGGACGCGTACCCACATCTCGTCTTTCGCGTGACGCTGTCGGGCTGGGATACGAACGACTTCGCCTCGCGACTCTCGAACGCACTCGGCATCTCTCGCGAGCGGGTCAACTGGGCCGGGACGAAGGACAAGTACGCGGTCACCACGCAACTATTCTCGGTCTACGGAGCCAACCCCGCGGACCTGCCGGACGTCGACGGTGCGGAGATCGAGGTGCTTGGACGTGCGGGACGCTCCCTCGAGTTCGGTGACCTCGCGGGCAACGAGTTCGAACTCGTGGTCAGCGAGCCGAGTCGACCGGAGACCGCGACCGACATCTCGAGCGAACTACACGAGTTCGGCGGGCTCGCGGACGGGGATAATGCGGACGAAGAGATGACTTCCGTCGCCGTCCCCAACTTCTTTGGCCAGCAACGCTTCGGGAGCCGTCGCCCCGTCACGCACGAGGTCGGTCTCGAGATCGTCCGCGGGAGCTGGAAGGGCGCGGTGATGGCCTACCTCGGGAACCCGACGGACGCCGAACCCGAATCGACGCAGGTGGCACGCGAATTCGTCCAGGAGAGCGAAGACTGGCAGGAAGCCCTCGAGCGGTTTCCCAACCGGCTCCGGTACGAACGATCGCTCCTGCACGGCCTCGCCGAGTGCGACGGAGAGCCGGGTCCGGACGACTTCAGGGCCACACTCGAGCGCCTTCCGTCGAATCTCCAGCGGCTGTTCGTCCACGCCGCTCAGTCCTACGCGTTCAACCTGATGCTCAGTGAGCGCCTCGAACGCGGGCTTCCATTCGACCGCCCCGTCGAAGGCGACGTGGCCTGTTTCGCCGACACTGACGCGCCCGCCGGTCTCGAGTTGCCCGACACCGACCGACTCCAGCGCGTCGACGAGCGCCGCGTGCGCTCGGTCACGCGCCACTGCGAGCGCGGGCGAGCGTTCGTCACCGCGCCGCTCGTGGGGACCGAGACGGAGTTAGCCGACGGCGAACAGGGTGAGATCGAACGCCGCGTGCTGGAGAAACTCGACCTCGAACCCGCCGACTTCGACCTCCCCGGCGAATTTCACTCGACGGGGACGCGGCGAGCGATGCTCGTTCGGACCGATCTGCGCCTCGAGAGCGACCCGTTGACGCTCTCGTTCGCGTTGCCGAAGGGGTCGTATGCGACGGTTGTGTTGCGAGAGTACCTGAAGGTCGATCCGGTCGACCTCGGCTGA